Below is a window of Sus scrofa isolate TJ Tabasco breed Duroc chromosome 3, Sscrofa11.1, whole genome shotgun sequence DNA.
gcaacaatgccagatctttaaccactaggccaccaggaagctctcATTGCGATGTAGGGGGTGGTTTCCTTCTGCCACCCCTATTGGCAGACCCGTCTGGGTGTCTCATTTAACTCAAGCCTGACTCTCTGCCTGGAGACAGCATCCGATCCCGCAGGTTAGGGGCTTAGCCCCACAAggctgctcccctcccccgcccccacttcaGGCACCAATTTCCAGTCTacgttgtcacctgtgcttccgCCCAACGGGCTACATATCAGAGATTCCCACAACCCCCTCTTTGGGGTCCGTTAATTTGCTAGAGCGGCTCATGGAAATCGGGAggcattttacttactagattataGGTTAATTATAAAAGGGGGGACCTGGGGAGCAGCCGGAGGGCAGAGATGCAAGGGGCAGCGCACGTGGGAAGGCACAGGGAGCTTCCCGCACCGACGGCGCCACCGTCCCGCACCAGCCCGGCGGCTCCCCAAACCCCACTGGTTGGCTTCACTACGCGGGCAAAATTGACTAAACCCTCGGCCTCGGGCGCGggacctccagcccctctccgcTCCCTGGAAGCCCCAGCCCTCTGATCACGTGGCCGTTTCCCCCGGCAACCGGCCCCCGCCGGCCAGCGGGTTCCCCAGGAGCCGCCTCatcaacataacaaaagacacgctttggaaattccaaggctttCCGGAGCGCTGTGCCGGGACGCTGAGGCGGGTGAAACGTGCCTTTCTTACAACTCCCACGGGCCGGGTGGGGAGAAGGGGTTTACCTGGCCTCTGAGGCTTCGCGGCCTCACCAAAGCCTGGAGAGGCGGTGAGAGCGGGTGAGGGACCCATGCCCCACCCCTGGGCGTCTCCTCCGGCCTCCGCCCGCCCCCCACACGGCCCCCCCCTGGTCCGGAGCCAGTGGGAACCTCAGGGCCTgcgggggtgggagagagaggctCCCGGCGGgtcgccccctcccctctcccctcccagcctctaGCTCTCCCGCCCTGCGTACCAGCTCCCCTGGGTACCAGCTTCCGAGCCCCTCTGAGCTGGGGGGCctgtgaggagggaggggggcccTGGCTTAGGTGGGGGAAGGATTTGCAGTCCCCCCACACAGCCAAGTCAGAACCCACGGCTCCTGGagccgcccccagcccctcttAATCCTTCACCCTGCCTGCCCCTCGAAGGCCTGGAGGGCGAAGGTAGAGGACGCCCAGGGGCGGACCCCTGCCCAGAGCCCACGCCTCACCTGGCTGGGCTCCCAGTCCGTTGCTGGTCCCGAATCCTGGGGGGACAGATGGAGGTGGGGCatgaaggggggaggggcagctcaGGGTTTGGGGGAGGCAGCTAGGGCAGGGCTCACCTGGCTTCTGGGGTTTCAGGCCTGCTGCAAAGCCTGGTGAAGGACAGAGAGCAGTGAGGGCCTGGGCCCCATCTCTGGGCACCCCCAGAATCTCCAGGCAGGCCTGCCCCTACCTGGTCCGTAGCCATTTTCAGCTGCAGAGCCTGAGGGGAGAAGCGGGGAGAAGGCTGGCTGTGGGGCGGGAGGAGGCCACCACCGGGTCGGTTGTTCCCCTCTATGCCTCTCCCTAGGGCCCCTCGGGCCCCCCAGACACTCCTCTCTCATGAAGCAGGCGGTGCCTCTCAGAGTCAGGTGTTGGGGGCGAGGACACAGACAGGCCTCTTCTCATCTGGCCGTTGGGGTTTCTGGCCCTTTCTAGGTCCGGGGAAGCAGAGGGCCCTCCAGACCTCACCCTTCTCACCTGACTGGGCTCCCAGCCCGTTCCCAAATCCTGGGggagagatggagatggaggtGACAGAGGAAGGGACTGCAGACTGGGGGGGACAGAGACTTGGGCAGGAGTGAGATGCACACCCGGGGTTTCGACACCTCCTCCAGAGCCTGGACAGAATGAGCCACAGGTGGGGGACCCAGAACCCCCATCTCGGAGCCTCCCCAGAACCCCAGCATCCTGACTCCAGTGTCTCCCGAGCCCTGGGTACCTGCTCCATAGCTGTTCTGAGCTGGGGGgcctgtgggggagggaggggtgagcTGGCGttaaggtgggggaggggctagCCTCGGGGCCTACAGAGCGGGTCCAACCCAGGGGTCCTTGAGCTCTTGCAGCCCCCTTAATCCCTCGCCAGGCCTGCACCTCAAAGGCCTGGAGGGCGAAGGGAGAGGacgcccaggggtggggggtgagccCCTGCCCAGAGCCCACATCTCACCTGGCTGGGCTCCCTGCCCGTTGCCATTCCCAAATCCTGGGGGGCAGGATGTGTGAGTTGGGGGGGAGGCTTAGCATCAGGGCGGTGGAGAAAGGCCAGCAGGGGCGGGGACAGGCTCACCTGGTGTCTGGGGTTTCACGTCTGCTCCAAAGTCTGGAGAGACAGCAAGCAGGTGAGGGCCCCAGGCCCTGTCTCTGGGCCCCCCCAGAATCTCCGGGCAGGCCTGCCCCTACCTGGTCCGTAGCCATTTTCAGTTGCAGAAcctgagggaaggagagggggctCTGGCTGGGGCCTCTCTGAGGCCCCAAAGTGTGGCCCTTTAGCTCCACGCCCACCACACCCCACACCACACCGAGCCGGGGCCTAGGGCCTAGACCTCCTCCTGGGGCCCAGCCTCCCTGAGGCCTGAATGCCACACCCAGCGCCTGGGTCTTGTCGCCACCACTCCCCATGCTAGCTCACCGGGAAGGCAGCCTCCTCATGGGCTCCTGCCACCTTGGCCCGGGCTGTCGTTCCCAGAGCTGCACTCTTTCTGGGCCTCTCGATGCCCTGGCTCAGGATTTTTCAGTGGGCCATGCCCAGTGGTCCCTCGCCCCTGTCTCCTCCCCAAAATGTGCCCTGTTGCGTTCACACTCCTCTCCTATCTGCCTCCCCCTGCTGGCCAGGCTCTGGAAGGGCCTGCCTCCAGCACCTGGCTGGCCTGGGCATGTTTGTTGAACGACTGTTTGTTGTGCGATCAGGTGGGAGAGCGGGTCTCACCTGGCTTCCCAGCTTTGGGTCCTCCAAGGCCTGCGGAAGAGAAGGGGACGGTCCAGCCAGGGCACCTGGACCCTCAGAGCTGGGTTCGGCCCCGCATCAGCACCCCTCCGTGCGCCGCCCCAGAGCCGGGCCTCACCTGGCTGGGCTCCGTTCTCGGTCCCGAACCCTGGGGAGACAGAGTGAGAGGCCTGAGGAGAGAGCTGGGACCCGAGAAGGGCACAGACACAGGGATGacggatggacagacagacagagcagAGCGTGCGCACCTGGCGCCTGGAGTCTTCCTCCGGCTCCAAAGCCTGCAGAGAGACAGCAGGTAAGGGACCCAGGAGCCCCCATCTCTGGGCCTCCCCCGCAAACTTGGCCCCACGCCCTCTACCTGGTCCAAGGCTATTCTGAGCTGTGACATCTGTTTGGAGGGTAACAGGGAAGGGGGATGGCACTGAAACGGGATGTGCCCCGGCCTCTCCTGGCCCTCTCGCATCCCTCCATGCAGCCTGGCCCGACTCGCCAAAGGGGCGGTGGTCCCTGTGGGGGCCTGTGAcgggggaagggctggggagacCCAGGCAGCTGAGAGACTGCACCCTCAGATCCAGCCTTCCTCTGGCTTCGGTCCTTTGGGCCCACCCAGAAGACTCCCTGGGGTCTTAACAGCTGCgcttctcctgcccccaccctggctgCCAGTCCTGGGAGTGCCATCCAGCTTCTCCCCAGGTTCTCCAACCCCCACCTGCTCTGGGAGCCAAGGGTTTCTCTCCTGCCAACAAGGCCTGTCGCTCTCTGCTTAAAATCCCAAAGTGTGTCCCACTACCAGGTTAAAGCCCTCCCCAGGCCTTGAGCCTCAGGCTATGCCCTCTGGCCTTCCACCTCTGGTGGACCCCTGCCAGTCCTGCCCACAGCCTGCAGTGGCACCCGTGGTTCCTGGCTGGTGGACTGGGCCTGGTTGGGGATGACCAGCACAGGCTCTGCAGTGCCCAGCCAAGTTCTGGCTTGGGGTAGGCACCGGGGAAAGTGGATGGAATGAAAGAGGCCCTCAGAGGCCCCCCCAGAGCGTGGCTGGCtggaccacccctccccccagcctgcgCGCGTGCAGCCACCCTCACCTGGCTGGGCCCCCAGGCCATCGCCAATGCTGGGTCCTGGGGAGGAAAGGCCGTCTGTGAGCAGTGGACTTGGGGTAGCGACAACGACAGGGATGGGCAGGGACAGTCAAGACAGatgggacagacagacagggtTTCAGGTGTCATGGCCCCTCCCAAGCCTGGGAGAGGCTGAGAACCAAGCCACAGGCAGGCagacccctcccagcccccatccTTCCCCAAGAGACCGATTTCCTGccctcttcccactccctccttcctggaAGCCAGCCTGGCCTGGCGGCCCTCACCTTGCTGGGCTCCAGCTCCTGGGAGGGCCCCAGCTCCCATCCCATTCCTGTTGCTGAAtcctgggcacagagcagggggcagtcaggggacaggggagggggggcgatggaggaggaggacagggacCTGGGACGAGAAAGGGCTCACCCGGCTTTGGAGGTTTCACACTCCCGGCAATTCCTGAGCAAGAGACAGGGACCAGGTGAAGGCGCCTGGAGCTCCTTTGAGCCCCAGACCCAAGCTCGCAGCCCCAGCGCTCACTGCCCCACCCCTCCTTGGCCCCAGGCCATTCTGAGCAGTGTGGCCAGTGGCCGGGCCAGCGTGGGGTCTGGGCTGTGCTGGCTGAGCTCACACCCCCTGTGGTGTCCTCACCCCACAACCTTTGGTTCCCCCCAGCAGTTCTCAGGGAGCACGCCCTGGGAAAGGCCTGGAATGTGCAAGACCCTCCCCGAGACCAGAGACCACAGCTCAAGCCAGAGGCAAGGCAGCGCAGCTGAATGAAGGGAGTGGTCCCTGAGAAGGCAGCacagtggcagggctggggacaTGGAGAGAGGGCCTCACTCCCTGCACGTGGCTTCCAGGGTTCCACGCCCCTCCCAGCCCTAGAGGTAGGTCAGTGACCCCACCAGCCTCTCCTCTAAGAATGTGACCCTGAGTCCTCGCTGCCcgcccctccctgcagcccctgcccctgcccccctcaCCTGGCAGTGCTCCTGCCCCAGGAAAGGCAACACCGAAACCATTTCTGCTCCCAAACCCTGGGGACACAGGTGGGGCTGGGATAGAAATGGGAGGGGACAGTGCCAAGATGCAGCCAGTGCCGGGCTCACCTGGCTTTGGAGGGTTCATgccccctcccaggcctgggttGACACTGAGAGCCTGagaccctgccctccccccagaaCACACCTTCCCCACCACCATTGCCACGGGTTCCGGGTTCCAGCCcgctcactccctccccttcctggacCACAGGGAGGAGCCAATGCCCTCACCTGGCTGGGCTCCCGGCTGGGCTCCCAGCTGCGGGAAGGTGGCAGCTCCCAGCCCATTTCCGTATCCTGGGGAGAGAGAGCCAGgaggaagctgggggtggggtggggctccaAGGACAGGTAGATGGCCGGTGGACAGAGGGGTGGTCGCAAAGCCGGTCTCACTTGGCCCCTGGGGTTTCAGCCCCCCTCCCAAACCTGGGGAGAGCCATGCACGAGACAGGGGCCATGCCTCTTCCTGGGGCACCAGAGCTGCGCTGAGCTAAAGGCTTGGGTGGGAGGTACTGGGGCTCCTagctgggctgggggtgaggcAGGGGCACCCTTGTTCTCTGCTCCCCAAACCAGACAACAGGAGCCCTTACCCAACGAGTGACCAGGTCTGCCCTGGGGGAGCCTGGGAGAAGACCCTCCCCCATGGGCACAGCCTTCCCTTTCCTCCCGCCTCACCTGGCTGGGCTGCAGCTCCTGGAAAGGCCCTGACTCCCAGCCCAATGCCAGGCCTAAACCCTGGGGAGACAGGGCAGAGGCTCAGGGCGGGGTGatggagagatgggggaggggaggggcacagagctggggaggcaggtggggagaGCTCACCTGGCCTCTGGGGCTTCACACTCCCTCCAAGGCCTGCGAAGGAGAAGGGGGTCAGGTGCAGGTCTCAGGAGACCCCTTCCAGGGGCCCCCAGAATCCCGGCCCCACCTCTACCTGTGCTGTAGCCATTTTGGGCTGGAGGGCCTGGGGGGAGagtaggtttggggtgggggtgcaggacTCCACCAGAAATGGCAAACGTGAAGGCTCCCTCTCTGTCTCCGTCCCCAGATTCATTCACCAACCCTGCCCCTACTTTGGaggcctgggggggagggggaggagcaatGCCCAGACCCCCCCCTCACCGGGCTGGGAGCCCAGCCAGCACCCATTCCTGAACCCTGAGGTGAGGGTGCATGAGAAAAGATGGGGAGACAGAGAGCTAGGGTCCACCTGCTGAGGTTtaacctcctcctggaagcctggGGGGACCCAGTGATCAGGTGAGAGACACAGGACACCTCCACCCCACAGCCCTTCTGAGCCGAGGGGCCCTCTGCGAACTCCACTTGGGTCCtgggcacccccgcccccgccttccCCCCTTCTGCCCCCAGGTGCTCTGCTGGAAGTGAGCTGAGCTtggtgggcagggtggggaatAAGCAGGGATGGCAAAGGGCTGTATCCCCAGGCGGGACACATGGGTGGGCTGGGCTCCTGGGGACAGGGGTGTGCAGAAGGGAAGGGACGAGGCCTGCAGGAAGGGCCCCTTACCTGCTCCTAGACCACTGGGGGGGCCGTAGCCTGTGGGGGAAATGGGAAGTTGAACAAAGTTGAAcatggggggcaggaggggccaggagctggggtgcCCGGCTCCCATTCTGAGGACACAGCTGCCCCGCCTGCGCACCCCTCAGCCCACTTTACCTGATCGGTAGCCAATGGAGCCTCCTAAACCTGTGGGGTCAGGAAGGGGGGGCACTTATCCAGCGGCAGCACCAGTCTGGAtgctcccctccctgggcctcagcttttcttgggcagggcagggccgggCGAGCAGGCTGGTGGCAGGGGCTGCAGAAGCCGAAGCAACCCTGGTGTGGAGGGTGGTGTCTGGGCTGTTCCCCTGGGGGTGGCTCCCCCTGCACCCCATTCCGGGGGCGGATGCACCCCTCGCCTCCATTCTTACTTCCGCTTTGCAGGGTCTTTGAAGCTCTCCCTTCCTGGAAAGTGCTGGGGCAGCTTAGGTGTCAGGTCTCCGCTTCCCCCAGGGAAGACCCTCTGGGACACCCAGTCCCAGCGGGCCTCCTCGCGTTGCTGTCCCACCCCAGGTCTTGCCCATCTCACTGCCAGTGATGTCCTTCGCCTTTCCTGTCACAACCTGCCCCCCATTCGAGGCCAGGCTCCAGGCCCCTTCCTACATCCAGAGTTGTGATTCTGCCCCAGCTCTGTTCCAGGGCGCAGGGTGTCTGCACGCCTCACACTTGAGCTGACCGTGAACAAGCGGGCCTGCCAGGAAGACCTGCGTTCTCCTGGGCCCCTCATGTGGATCGCAGAGCAGGGAACATGGGGGGGCCCACCCCCAGAGGTCTCCCAGACCCCTGTGAAGGAGAGACCAGGCCCTCCTTGACTACTGAGCCGGGAGATTCTACTCACCCTTCCCTAGGCCGGCAGATGGTGGAGGCAGCCCTAGGGATGGTAGGGGGTGCTGACTCAGGGCAGAGGCCGGACCCAGGCATCTAAACCCCAGCCTCCCCCAAACCCTGCCCGGCCCAGACCTCACAGACCCTCCCCTCCCTGTCTCCGGAGCCCCAGCACCTGGCCCAACCTCAGCTGCCCAGACCCGCCAGCAGCCCTGCCGCCGGCTCTCACCCCCTTGCAGGCTTTCAGAAGTCAGGCAGAGCAGAAAAAGGGCCACGGGGAAGGACCTGGTGCCCATGATGCTGGCAGGGTGGGAGGGTATGCACCCTTTGGGCTTTTAAACACTCCTGGTGGGTGGGGGCCCTcatccagccccctgccccctgctgtGAGTCGCAGAGGCTCGGCTGCAGACCCCAGGGGGCCAGCCCCTACCTCCCTCCTCGGGAGGAGTCCAGCCCCTGGCCTCTTCCCTGTCCCACCCCTCATCCATCATGGGTGCTGACAGCTGGGACAGGCCCCCACCTAGCCCCCCAAGGCTCCTCCACCCCTGTCAGGGACCGAGGCCCTGGCGCCAGGCCTGGAGGGCTCAGCTGCTCCCCCCGGCAGCTGGTGAGGGGCAGGGGGCACCCCAGGCCTAGCCTAAACACAGCTGGGTAGGGGGAGCCAGGCCCAGAAATGTGGGCGTAGCTGGCAGGGGCGACTATGAGTTACTGTGTTACTGGAAGGAGGCAGAATGTTACAGAGGCAAGTGGCAAGGGAACAGTGTAGCGGACAGTATCACTGTGTCCCACGGGGGTGGGGCCCCCAGAGGAGACATGAGACAGGTGACAATGACGCTGACCCCAGAGAGCACAGGGACCACACCATAGGCCCTTTGCAGGGCTCGCAGGTGCAGGCCTGAGCCTCCCTCCGTGAGGGATGGTGACACACAGGGATGGGTCACCGCTGCTCAGCCTGTCCGAGAGTCCACGCCGTTTCCTGAAGGCTCAGCCGGGGCCCTCCTGCTGCCCAAGGGCCTCCCAGCTGCATCTCCATCTCCTGCTCTGCCCCAGCTGCACTGACTCTACCCTTAGGGGACAGAATTGGGGGGGCACTGGTCAGGGTGTAGAGGGGGAAAGATTGCAAGAGGGTGCCCGGGGCTTGGTGGCCTCTCCACTCCTCAGCGTGGGCAGATGAGCTCGGGACTGGGCCCGGCGCAGGGGGCTTGGTGAGAGGCCGAGTACTGGGGGCCAGGAGAGGTAGGCCTGGGAAACCCCGGGATGGGGGCGGGTCCGGGCCCCAGCCCTCAGCTCCTCCTGTGAGTCTGTGGACCACACTGGGCTGGCTGGGGACAGCAGTGACTCAGGACGCCTGGAACCTAGTCCAGAAGGCCCCATACCCGGCCAGCCCCTCCCAGTACCTCTGGCTGAGGAGTTGGGCCTGCTGCACAGGCAGCATGGCGGGGTGCAGAGGGGCGAGAGTGGGGAGAGCGCAACAGCAGGGAGGGGGGCTTTCCAGGAGAGGCCTCTGAGCCCCCACACCTAGAAGGGCCTAGTGGGCCACCAGTGGGCTGCAGGGGTTTTACTGGGTCCCCCTCACTCGGCGTGTCCCCTGCACTCACCCActgccctgctcccctcccacccACACACTGCACCCTTCTGCTCTCCCCCCACACACAAGGGCCTGCACCCAGAGCCCACACCCACACGCGATACGATGACGCCCCTGGCAcctgcctccccccacacccaccttTGCACAAAGCCCCTCTGTTGGTGCTGGGTCCCCTCAGCCCGGGGCTCTGGGACAGCACCCCACGAGCCCACCTCCTGCCCATGGCTGGAGGCTGGACTTTTCCTGGCTGCTGGGCGGGGCTCAGAGGTGGCGCCTGACCGCTGCCACTCATGAGAGCCCAGGGTCAGCAGGGATGGTCCAGCCAGGCCACCTGCTCCACCCCAAGGTGACAGGCACTGGCTCCTTTGCCTCCTCATGGAGGCAGCTGAGTGGCCTGGGCTCTGGATTCAGACTGGGTTCAAATACCAGCTCTCCGgctggggagcaggaaggagtCCCACTTCCCTGAGCATGTTCGCTCTCCTCTAAAATGGGGGAACTGCTTCTCACCCCATTTACAGATGGGgcaactgaggcagagagaagggacTTGGCCTAGATTGGACAACTAAGCAACGGGGCTGGATTTGAAGCCAAGTGGTCCTCGGACCTGAGCCCACAGCCCTCACTCTCCACTCATCCACACGCTCCAGGCAGCATCAGACCCCAGATGCCCAGACACATTGCCCTCTGCCCCACACCAGTCTGGGCCCAACGTGTCTACATCAGCCCTGGCAGAGCTGAGGACCCCCTGTACAGACCCAGACTcacagtttctctctttctctctctctctctctcacacacacacacacacacacacacacacacacggctcaCCCTGCAGGAAATGGCAGGCGGGGAGGCCAGGAGGGGCCACGCAGGAGGTACGGGCCTGGCGCCTGCTCGGCCAGTGCCAGAGGGAAAGCCAGTGCCCACCGCCactgccaggctgcctgggtgctGGCAGGGGCCTGTGGAAAATGCCAACCAGCCTGGGGCCTTGGGCCAGCTGACGCCACTCAGGACCAGGGCTTGGCCGGCCCCTCAGCTCAcctgcagccctgccctggcAGGGCAGCCTGAGAGCACAAGGACCGCTTAGGGGTCCAGAGAGACTTTGCTCCCAGGTGTGAGGGAACACAGCCCAGCCTCTGAATAGAGGAGCAACTCCCAGAGATGGGAGTCCAGCGCAAGGCGACAGCTGGGGTCTCGGAAGTGCAAGATGAAGGCAGGCCTGAGAAGAGCATGTCCTAAAATGGCACAGCCTGTGTCAACAGGCTCCCCACCAGTTGCTCACAGCGGCATCACCTGCCGGGGTGGGTGTGCGGGGAGGCCAGTTGAAGGGGAGGCCGGGCGCCTGCAGGCCAGACAGCTTATGCACACACAGCTGGGCTAAAGGCCCCTCAAGTCGCCCCCACAGCTCTCCATCCAGCAGTTCTGCAGCCCTGATTCCTGCATTGGACACCTCGGTCACCCCCAGGCATTTGCACTGTGCAAAGCCGACTTCCATTAACTCCCTCTCCCTacctatcagattttttttttaaaaagaaacttatgCCAGAATCTTTATGAACTATAGCAGGCCTAAGACAGAAACGTGCAATATAGCAAACACCTATAAGGCATCTCCTATTGTTGGCACAGAGGTCAAGAAACAGAACGTGATCGGCTCCTCAAAGGTCCATTGCCATCTCCTCCTGCCTATTAGGTAGCCATGGCTGTCTTTCCCCTGCCTGTCAGAAGTCATGACATTCCAACCTGGTGGCCCCATCCCTGGAGGAACTCCCCAGTGAGTGGTAACAGTCCTTTGGTGAGTTTCCGCGGGCCCATGGTGCTGTTTCCGCGACAGGTCACAAGGGGGCTCGTGGCCCCAGCTGGCTCTCACCTGGACGTGTGAGCTGGACCCTGGGGACTCCCGTGCTTATACAGGGTTGGGGGGGCTTCCTCCCAGACAGACCCCCAGCCAACGGCTTCGGCCTCAGACCTTGTGACCTCCAGGTGGGAGCAGGGGTCCCGGCTCCAAGGCTCCCCCCGGGGGCCTCTTTTTGCCCCAGGCAGCTGCTCTGGAAACTGGAAAACATTATACACGCAAGGGAGTGttattatcattaaataatgaataattcCTACTGTGTGCTCTTTTTATTCTAGCCCTTCGACAAAGTGAAGTGTCCATTGAAGGCACgttcttgaatttaaaaaaaaatatatttttaaagtctttgtgaATCGGGCTTTCAAGAATGGGCTGTTGGAAGAGGACCTGAGTCCAGGACTCccagaggtggggctggcagAGGACTTCGGCAGCTGGAGAGGGGCCTGCCGGCTACTCCCTGAGCCTCCTGGGGACAATCCTGGGGTCCTTAACAAGGATTCAGCCTGAGAGAGAGGGGCTGTGGCTGCCAGATATGCTAATGCAAAGGAAGGGCACATGGAGGGGCCTGTGGCCCCCAGGGAAGCTCTGGGTCTTGGACCTAACCCAGGCTGCCAGGCCCTCCACTGCTGGGTCCATGCAGTGGAGAATGTTTaccaaaggttttttgtttttgttttttgtctttttgagggccgcacctgcagcatatggaggttcccaagcgaggggtctaatcagagctgttgctgccagcctacgccagatctgagccgcgtctgtgacctacaccacagctcatggcaacgccagatcctcaacccactgatcgaggccagggatcaaacccgcaacctcatagttcctagtcagattcgtttctgctgcgccacgatgggaactcctcaccagaGGTTTAAAGCACCACAGTGAGCTGGGAGCCCAGCCATCCCAGGACCTTTCAGAGACTCGGGGGAGAGGTGATCAACAAATAAACGGAtaaatggagtttccatcatggagcagcggaaacgaatccaactagtatccatggatttgggttcgatccctggccttgctcagtgggtcggggatccggcgcactgccgtgaactgtggtgtacgtggcagccacggctcagatcctgcctggctgtggtggaggccagcagctgcccctcctagctgatccctagcctgggaacttccatgtgctgcaggcgcggccctaaaaaacaaagcaaaacaaaacaaaagctgatAAGAGGATAGAATTCCAGAGAGAGATAAATGCAATGTGAGAGTAAAGCAGGAAAGGCAATGTGATGAAATGGGGAGCTTTCTAGGGAGGGTGGCCTGACCCCCCCTTGATCCTGTTATGTGGATAAAAAGGTTCTCTCTGGTGAAGGAAGAAGCTGTTAGGAATTAGCGTTTGCTCTGGCAGGCCCCTTGCTAAGAACTTTAAGCGGATCATCCCACTTGAACCTCCAGCTCCCTGAGGTAAGCGTCATCAGCTCCATTTTTACCGGAGAGGAGGTTAATCCGAAGCTCGGAAAGGCCCGGTGCATCCCCAAGGTCGTTCGGCCAGGAAGGAGCTGAGGGGAGTTTGCGCTGAGCTTACGTCTCAAATCCAAAGAATGCGAAAAGGCCCCCTCAGAGGTGGCCGAGACCTGGAAACCGGGAGGCTTCCTGCAGAGGCAGAATTTTCTAGTTCACCAAGCTGAGCGTTCCGCGGGTGGGGGGATGTCAGGGGGACAACCCCTCACCGCATCCCCAGAGCCATGCACTGCAGGCGTGAGGAGGGAGCGGCGAGCCCAGGGGACTCCACCTGCAAGAGCCCCGGAGGCCGCGGGGACTTCCTGTCAGGCCCCTAGTGACCGCCTCTTGGGGCTACACCTCCCTCCCGGGCGAAAGGCAGTGACCCTTCCTTTTATAGAGGCGAAAACTAAGGCAGACCAGCGAGGGCCGTGGGTGCCGGGACTGGGGTGTGGAGCTCTGTCGGTGTCCGAAGGTCCCTCGGTGTCCTGGGAACCAGGCGGGAGGGCCCCAGGAGCAGGTTCCGATT
It encodes the following:
- the LOC100737121 gene encoding fibroin heavy chain-like isoform X9 gives rise to the protein MFSSFQSSCLGQKEAPGGSLGAGTPAPTWRSQGLRPKPLAGGLSGRKPPQPCISTGVPRVQLTRPGLGGSIGYRSGYGPPSGLGAGLGGSVKPQRPGFRPGIGLGVRAFPGAAAQPGYGNGLGAATFPQLGAQPGAQPAPPVSPGFGSRNGFGVAFPGAGALPGIAGSVKPPKPGFSNRNGMGAGALPGAGAQQGPSIGDGLGAQPGFGAGGRLQAPGFGTENGAQPGLGGPKAGKPGSATENGYGPDFGADVKPQTPGFGNGNGQGAQPGPPAQNSYGAGFGNGLGAQSGSAAENGYGPGFAAGLKPQKPGFGTSNGLGAQPGLGGGLKPQKPGPCSGRVPPLLLARPPTPGVPSEKEGGWGLKSQPPPPVQDGNFPVPSPAIQWGPKPPKADRESSFLLREPKVQTGPARSWGESGSSPGICIFLTGYQPALGYRPGVELGFSGGFKPQKVGFGYRNGALGAGLFLEARPQPGFPGADGFRNGFRGEEALVHPEVAAPAPEGNGVSQASSAPSGQARALRGSPWPSLHSWGAALKARYGAGNALPEVQSQPGRCPLGKC
- the LOC100737121 gene encoding collagen alpha-2(IV) chain-like isoform X6; its protein translation is MFSSFQSSCLGQKEAPGGSLGAGTPAPTWRSQGLRPKPLAGGLSGRKPPQPCISTGVPRVQLTRPGLPPPSAGLGKGLGGSIGYRSGYGPPSGLGAGLGGSVKPQRPGFRPGIGLGVRAFPGAAAQPGYGNGLGAATFPQLGAQPGAQPAPPVSPGFGSRNGFGVAFPGAGALPGIAGSVKPPKPGFSNRNGMGAGALPGAGAQQGPSIGDGLGAQPGFGAGGRLQAPGFGTENGAQPGLGGPKAGKPGSATENGYGPDFGADVKPQTPGFGNGNGQGAQPGPPAQNSYGAGFGNGLGAQSGSAAENGYGPGFAAGLKPQKPGFGTSNGLGAQPGLGGGLKPQKPGPCSGRVPPLLLARPPTPGVPSEKEGGWGLKSQPPPPVQDGNFPVPSPAIQWGPKPPKADRESSFLLREPKVQTGPARSWGESGSSPGICIFLTGYQPALGYRPGVELGFSGGFKPQKVGFGYRNGALGAGLFLEARPQPGFPGADGFRNGFRGEEALVHPEVAAPAPEGNGVSQASSAPSGQARALRGSPWPSLHSWGAALKARYGAGNALPEVQSQPGRCPLGKC
- the LOC100737121 gene encoding fibroin heavy chain-like isoform X2, with the translated sequence MGTRSFPVALFLLCLTSESLQGGESRRQGCWRVWAAEVGPGAGAPETGRGGSVRSGPGRVWGRLGFRCLGPASALSQHPLPSLGLPPPSAGLGKGLGGSIGYRSGYGPPSGLGAGLGGSVKPQRPGFRPGIGLGVRAFPGAAAQPGYGNGLGAATFPQLGAQPGAQPGFGSRNGFGVAFPGAGALPGIAGSVKPPKPGFSNRNGMGAGALPGAGAQQGPSIGDGLGAQPGFGAGGRLQAPGFGTENGAQPGLGGPKAGKPGSATENGYGPDFGADVKPQTPGFGNGNGQGAQPGPPAQNSYGAGFGNGLGAQSGSAAENGYGPGFAAGLKPQKPGFGTSNGLGAQPGLGGGLKPQKPGPCSGRVPPLLLARPPTPGVPSEKEGGWGLKSQPPPPVQDGNFPVPSPAIQWGPKPPKADRESSFLLREPKVQTGPARSWGESGSSPGICIFLTGYQPALGYRPGVELGFSGGFKPQKVGFGYRNGALGAGLFLEARPQPGFPGADGFRNGFRGEEALVHPEVAAPAPEGNGVSQASSAPSGQARALRGSPWPSLHSWGAALKARYGAGNALPEVQSQPGRCPLGKC
- the LOC100737121 gene encoding fibroin heavy chain-like isoform X18 — its product is MGTRSFPVALFLLCLTSESLQGGESRRQGCWRVWAAEVGPGAGAPETGRGGSVRSGPGRVWGRLGFRCLGPASALSQHPLPSLGLPPPSAGLGKGLGGSIGYRSGYGPPSGLGAGLGGSVKPQRPGFRPGIGLGVRAFPGAAAQPGYGNGLGAATFPQLGAQPGAQPAPPVSPGFGSRNGFGVAFPGAGALPGIAGSVKPPKPGFSNRNGMGAGALPGAGAQQGPSIGDGLGAQPGFGAGGRLQAPGFGTENGAQPGLGGPKAGKPGSATENGYGPDFGADVKPQTPGSAAENGYGPGFAAGLKPQKPGFGTSNGLGAQPGLGGGLKPQKPGPCSGRVPPLLLARPPTPGVPSEKEGGWGLKSQPPPPVQDGNFPVPSPAIQWGPKPPKAGYQPALGYRPGVELGFSGGFKPQKVGFGYRNGALGAGLFLEARPQPGFPGADGFRNGFRGEEALVHPEVAAPAPEGNGQARALRGSPWPSLHSWGAALKARYGAGNALPEVQSQPGRCPLGKC